The Pedosphaera parvula Ellin514 DNA window CTGATCAACTGCCCATTTTTGCGGGTCAATGGCACGATTTCATGATACGCATCGTAGAAGGCCGGCCGAATGAGATCATTCATTGCGGCATCCACGATCAGGAAGTTCTTCTTGCCCGTGCGTTTCACATACTCAATGCGTGTCACCAAAATGCCCGCATTGCCGGAAATGAAACGGCCCGGCTCCATCAAAATGCGCAATCCCAATGGCTTCAACAAAGGCACCAACCGGGTCGCATAAAGTGTCGGGGTCAAAATCTTCTTCCCCTTGGTCGTGCGCCACCATTCAGGGTTCGAGCTTTCCAGGGCTGGATCATAAACAATTCCCAACCCGCCGCCGATGCTGAAGAATTCCAGCCCATGCTTCTTCTTCAATCGCTCCACCAATGGCGACACCTTCTTAACCGCCTGCTCAAATGGCTCCACCGAAGTGAGCTGGGAGCCGATGTGCATCTGGAGACCGCGCAGCTTGATATTCTTCAACTTCGAAGCCCGCGCATAAACCCCTTCAATGTTCTCAATCGCAATTCCGAACTTATTGTCGTAAGTGCCCGTGGTAATCTTGGCATGAGTATGCGCATCGACGTTCGGGTTCACACGCACAGCGATGGGCGCGATCTTTTTTAGGCGGCCAGCAATGCGGTTGATACGCTGCAGTTCAGGCTCGCTCTCCACGTTAAAGGAGTAAACCCCTTTCTTGAGTGCGAACTCAATTTCGCTTTCCGTCTTTCCAACGCCGGCAAAAACGCATTTGCGCGGATCAGCACCCGCCGCGATGGCGCGCTGCAACTCACCGCTGCTGACAATATCAAATCCCCCGCCCAGATCAGCCAGGGTACGCAGAACCGCCTGGTTTGAATTGGATTTCAAGGCGAAGCAAATCAAATGATCCACCGGAGCCAAAGCCTGGTCCAACTTCTGAAAATGCTCCGTCAAGGTGCGTTGTGAGTAAATGTAAAGCGGCGAACCGTATTTCTTTACCAGCGATTCCACTGATACATTCTCACAGTAAAATTTATTACCAACGTAACGAAAATAATGCATGGGACGAGAGTTTAAGGTGCAACAACCAAAGTTCAAGAGCCGAACAAAACTGCTGGGAACAAAAAAACCGCCAGGCAATCACCTGGCGGTCAAAGAACAAAAATATCAAGGCATGGCGATAATTTTGGCCCGTTGGGCATGATATTCATTGGGCGTAATCTGATCGGCCATGTACAACCTCAAAAGCTCAGCCAGTTTCGCGTCTTTCGTGTTCGCCACAACAACGCCAGCGGTTGAGGCCGGCGATGAGCCGACATCCATAAATTCGTACTTGTTGGATTTTGGCGCAGGATTGACTGCGACTGCGGGTGTTTCAGCCTGT harbors:
- the lysA gene encoding diaminopimelate decarboxylase yields the protein MHYFRYVGNKFYCENVSVESLVKKYGSPLYIYSQRTLTEHFQKLDQALAPVDHLICFALKSNSNQAVLRTLADLGGGFDIVSSGELQRAIAAGADPRKCVFAGVGKTESEIEFALKKGVYSFNVESEPELQRINRIAGRLKKIAPIAVRVNPNVDAHTHAKITTGTYDNKFGIAIENIEGVYARASKLKNIKLRGLQMHIGSQLTSVEPFEQAVKKVSPLVERLKKKHGLEFFSIGGGLGIVYDPALESSNPEWWRTTKGKKILTPTLYATRLVPLLKPLGLRILMEPGRFISGNAGILVTRIEYVKRTGKKNFLIVDAAMNDLIRPAFYDAYHEIVPLTRKNGQLISSDVVGPICESGDFFAKDRPLPKLGEGDHLALLSAGAYGFVMASNYNTRSMAAEVLVNGNKSALVRERQPVEEIWAGETVAPWQK